Proteins encoded together in one Hymenobacter monticola window:
- a CDS encoding LuxR C-terminal-related transcriptional regulator yields MPTSVSHFPIRLAIVEDDARVRELLREYLCHQPEFTCPIVVDSIEALWAELDLSLAPRVMLLDVSLPGQTGIQALPALKKRLPDTDIILQTMHDDPERIFQALRAGATGYVIKNATSLPQYKQAILDVLNGGAALSPSVARKALQHFQPQPSQQPGLLSAREQEVLQALTEGLSEKQVAARLSLSPDTVHTYVKRLYEKLRVNSRSELLSRAAKGDL; encoded by the coding sequence ATGCCCACGTCCGTTTCCCACTTTCCCATCCGCCTGGCCATTGTTGAAGACGATGCCCGCGTGCGCGAGCTGCTGCGCGAGTACCTCTGCCACCAGCCCGAGTTCACCTGCCCCATCGTGGTCGATTCCATTGAGGCACTCTGGGCCGAGCTGGACCTGAGCCTCGCGCCCCGCGTCATGCTGCTCGACGTGAGCCTGCCCGGCCAAACCGGCATCCAGGCCCTGCCCGCCCTTAAAAAACGCCTGCCCGATACCGACATCATCCTGCAAACCATGCACGACGACCCCGAGCGCATTTTCCAGGCGCTGCGGGCCGGGGCCACGGGCTACGTCATCAAAAACGCCACCAGCCTGCCCCAGTACAAGCAGGCCATCCTCGATGTGCTCAACGGCGGGGCGGCCCTCTCCCCTTCCGTGGCCCGCAAGGCGCTGCAACACTTTCAGCCCCAGCCCAGCCAGCAGCCCGGCCTGCTCTCCGCCCGCGAACAAGAAGTGCTGCAAGCCCTAACCGAGGGCCTGAGCGAAAAGCAAGTAGCCGCCCGCCTCAGCCTCTCGCCCGACACGGTGCACACCTACGTCAAGCGCCTCTACGAGAAGCTCCGCGTCAACTCCCGCAGCGAGCTGCTCAGCCGCGCCGCCAAGGGCGATTTGTAA
- a CDS encoding beta strand repeat-containing protein: MAAQAQNVGIGTPTPNSKAALEISATDKGLLVPRLTAAQRTAIASPPQGLMVYQTDGTASGGTQTGFWYYAGNPAAWVYLNPSAGPSGAAGGDLTGTYPNPTVATGAIGTTKLADDAVTIAKLAATGTPSASTFLRGDNTWSAVGGGTPSGTAGGDLAGTYPNPSVGTGAITAAKLASAAVTTAKLADAAVNTAKLDDEAVTNTKLADGAVSALKLASAAVTTAKLADGAVTTIKLADVAVTSTKLADDAVTIPKLAATGTPSASTYLRGDNTWATIAASTPGWSLTGNTLDGNQFLGSINNEDLIFKRNNTEAFRVYSNGRVTLGNNSPASLSVMLGFNAGTAMTTGQNNTLVGARTGQDFNGGNATFIGSGAGQSTTGSDNTLLGAFAGNRLTTGTNNVFIGTQAAYNSGTTITGSSNVVVGGSAGNGLTTNTNNILLGSSSNASAGLYDAYAIGADATVTQNNSLVIGAAKGSNNAVSVGIGTSAPNSSLQVNGTFAVGVQTGYGGGGSPGIGANGLDQGPSSQTAIGGSYYGLAPSSASNQHYLLPGAGSCTGRIYYLRNTSGSTVARLSSNSPIIDGTNTVSAGNTFDMNTTGSSKVVTAISDGTNWVIIRTGI, translated from the coding sequence ATGGCTGCCCAGGCTCAGAACGTGGGCATCGGCACGCCCACGCCCAATTCCAAGGCTGCGCTCGAAATCTCGGCCACCGATAAAGGGCTGTTGGTTCCGCGCCTGACGGCGGCCCAGCGCACGGCCATTGCTAGCCCGCCGCAGGGCCTGATGGTGTACCAAACCGACGGTACGGCCAGCGGCGGTACCCAGACCGGCTTCTGGTACTATGCAGGCAACCCCGCCGCCTGGGTGTACCTGAACCCAAGCGCCGGGCCCAGCGGCGCGGCCGGCGGCGACCTTACCGGCACCTACCCCAACCCCACGGTGGCCACCGGGGCCATCGGCACCACCAAGCTGGCCGACGACGCCGTGACCATTGCCAAGCTGGCCGCTACCGGCACGCCCAGCGCCAGCACCTTCCTGCGCGGCGATAATACCTGGTCCGCTGTCGGCGGAGGGACCCCTAGCGGCACGGCCGGTGGCGACCTGGCCGGTACTTACCCCAACCCTAGCGTGGGCACCGGCGCCATAACGGCCGCCAAGCTGGCTTCCGCGGCCGTGACTACTGCTAAGCTGGCCGACGCCGCCGTGAACACTGCTAAGCTGGACGACGAGGCGGTGACCAATACTAAGCTGGCCGATGGGGCCGTCAGCGCCCTCAAGCTGGCTTCTGCGGCCGTGACCACCGCCAAGTTGGCCGACGGAGCCGTGACGACCATTAAGCTGGCCGACGTGGCCGTGACCAGCACCAAACTGGCCGACGACGCGGTGACTATTCCGAAGCTGGCCGCCACTGGCACCCCCAGCGCCAGCACCTACCTGCGCGGTGATAACACCTGGGCCACCATTGCCGCCAGCACCCCCGGCTGGAGCCTGACCGGCAACACGCTGGACGGCAACCAATTCTTGGGCAGCATCAACAACGAAGACCTGATTTTCAAGCGCAACAACACGGAAGCCTTCCGGGTGTACAGCAACGGCCGGGTGACGCTGGGTAATAATTCGCCCGCCTCCTTGTCGGTGATGCTGGGCTTCAACGCCGGCACCGCCATGACCACCGGCCAGAACAATACCCTCGTGGGGGCCAGGACGGGGCAGGACTTCAACGGCGGCAACGCCACCTTCATCGGCTCCGGGGCGGGGCAGAGCACGACCGGCAGCGACAATACCCTGCTGGGCGCCTTTGCCGGCAACCGCCTGACCACCGGTACCAACAACGTATTCATCGGCACCCAGGCGGCCTATAATAGCGGCACGACCATTACCGGCAGCAGCAACGTTGTGGTGGGGGGCAGCGCTGGGAACGGGCTGACCACCAACACCAACAACATCCTGCTGGGCAGCAGCTCCAACGCCAGCGCCGGCCTCTACGATGCCTACGCCATCGGCGCCGACGCCACCGTCACCCAGAACAACTCGCTGGTTATCGGCGCCGCGAAAGGCAGCAACAACGCCGTCAGCGTGGGCATCGGCACGTCGGCGCCCAACAGCAGCCTGCAGGTAAACGGCACCTTTGCCGTGGGCGTGCAGACGGGCTACGGCGGCGGTGGCAGCCCCGGCATCGGCGCCAACGGCCTGGACCAGGGCCCGTCCAGCCAGACGGCCATTGGTGGCAGCTATTATGGCCTGGCGCCCAGCAGCGCCAGCAACCAGCACTACCTCCTGCCTGGTGCCGGCTCCTGCACCGGGCGCATCTACTACCTGCGCAACACCAGCGGCAGCACCGTGGCCAGGCTCTCCAGCAACAGCCCCATCATCGACGGCACGAATACCGTCAGCGCTGGCAACACCTTCGACATGAACACCACGGGCTCGTCCAAGGTCGTCACGGCCATCTCCGACGGCACGAACTGGGTTATCATCCGCACCGGCATTTAG
- a CDS encoding T9SS type A sorting domain-containing protein: MKHSLLLALLLGGARAALAQDLTNNGATLTLTGGAILSTRGTLNNASGTLDLSSGANQLYVGDNLLNGSGATLTPGTASTVTLNGTAAQQLDLKGAGLANLTVNNTSGGVALPASSNADVAGALTLTSGMLTTDASSTLRLLNGATLTGETSTRYVAGNLAAAKASVPAGAVTAFPNGLAITPAAALTNLTVTRTAGLNTAQLSYGTNAAGTNAGIDQIWRTSAPLTDAAVQLTWLAANDNGLSNLSNSQVWARTAAPVAGSGWARISASQNAAATRSVTGTVPATAGFSFFTVSIAAEPLPVTLVDFTALAEGPAAVRLRWATASELNNAGFTVERSLDGRAFAAIGKMAGAGTSTTAHTYALLDGQLPAGAKQLYYRLRQEDTDGVVTYSPVRSVAFEVSPNTLFSLYPNPARSKLTADGLLTGAAVEVFDAVGRRVAIATADAAGVAQLVLPTGLATGVYVVRSGAQAQRLVVE, translated from the coding sequence ATGAAACACTCTCTCCTGCTTGCGCTGCTGCTCGGCGGCGCCCGCGCCGCCTTGGCCCAGGACCTGACCAACAACGGCGCCACGCTGACGCTCACCGGCGGAGCCATCCTCTCCACCCGCGGCACGCTCAACAACGCCAGCGGCACGCTCGACCTGAGCAGCGGCGCCAACCAACTCTACGTGGGCGATAACCTGCTGAACGGCAGCGGCGCCACCCTCACGCCGGGCACCGCCAGCACCGTTACCCTCAACGGAACCGCCGCCCAGCAGCTCGACCTAAAAGGGGCCGGGCTGGCCAACCTCACGGTGAACAACACCAGCGGCGGCGTGGCCCTGCCCGCCAGCAGCAACGCCGACGTGGCCGGGGCCCTCACCCTCACCAGCGGCATGCTCACCACCGATGCTTCCTCGACGCTGCGGCTGCTGAACGGGGCCACGCTCACCGGCGAAACCAGCACCCGCTACGTGGCCGGCAACCTGGCCGCCGCAAAAGCTTCTGTGCCGGCGGGGGCCGTCACTGCTTTCCCCAACGGGCTTGCCATTACCCCCGCCGCGGCCCTCACCAACCTGACCGTGACCCGCACCGCCGGCCTCAACACCGCCCAGCTCAGCTACGGCACCAACGCCGCCGGTACCAACGCGGGCATCGACCAAATCTGGCGCACCTCGGCCCCGCTCACCGACGCCGCGGTACAACTCACCTGGCTGGCGGCCAACGACAACGGCCTCAGTAACCTGAGTAACAGCCAGGTGTGGGCCCGCACCGCCGCGCCGGTGGCGGGGTCGGGCTGGGCGCGCATCAGCGCTTCGCAGAACGCAGCCGCCACTCGTAGCGTCACGGGTACCGTGCCGGCTACGGCCGGCTTTTCCTTCTTCACGGTAAGCATTGCAGCCGAGCCCCTGCCCGTGACCCTGGTTGATTTCACGGCCCTGGCCGAAGGCCCGGCCGCGGTGCGCCTGCGCTGGGCCACCGCCTCGGAGCTGAACAACGCCGGTTTCACCGTCGAGCGTAGCCTCGATGGCCGGGCGTTTGCTGCCATCGGCAAGATGGCGGGCGCGGGCACCAGCACCACGGCGCACACCTATGCGCTGCTGGATGGCCAGCTGCCCGCCGGTGCCAAGCAACTCTACTACCGCCTCCGCCAGGAAGATACCGATGGCGTGGTCACTTACTCGCCCGTGCGCTCCGTGGCGTTCGAGGTGTCGCCAAACACGCTATTCTCCCTGTATCCCAACCCCGCCCGGTCCAAACTCACCGCCGACGGCCTGCTTACCGGCGCCGCGGTGGAAGTCTTCGATGCGGTGGGCCGCCGCGTTGCCATCGCCACGGCTGATGCCGCCGGCGTGGCCCAGCTGGTGCTGCCCACCGGGCTGGCCACCGGCGTGTACGTGGTGCGCAGCGGCGCCCAGGCTCAGCGCTTGGTGGTAGAATAA
- a CDS encoding glycosyltransferase, translating into MLFAVTTDLCFDQRMQRICGSLAAAGYQVQLVGWERPTSPPLTPQPYQQHRLRGWFQKGKLFYVEYNLRLFFYLLSQRAAAWCACDLDTALPVWLRARLGGQPLVYDAHELFTEVPEVVARPAVQRVWRWVEGFIVPRARLAYTVGPALARLFEGRYGRPFGVVRNVSRLRDGETLPPATSSAPPGGYILYQGALNVGRGLEQLLDAMPQVAGRLVICGEGDLSADLRAQAERLGLLASGQVEFRGFVLPEALREVTRHAAVGIMLLENVGLSYYYSLANKFFDYVHAGIPQVLIDFPEYRTLNDEFDVAELVSDLAPTTLARALNRLLRDEPARYQYLAANCRLAAPRLSWQHEEQELRRLWGSISSIS; encoded by the coding sequence TTGCTCTTCGCCGTCACCACCGACCTGTGCTTCGACCAGCGGATGCAGCGCATATGCGGCAGCCTGGCCGCGGCCGGCTACCAAGTGCAGCTGGTGGGCTGGGAGCGGCCCACCTCACCCCCGCTCACCCCGCAGCCCTACCAACAGCACCGCCTGCGCGGTTGGTTTCAGAAGGGCAAGCTGTTTTATGTGGAGTATAACCTGCGGCTCTTCTTTTACCTGCTAAGCCAGCGCGCCGCCGCCTGGTGCGCCTGCGACCTCGACACGGCCCTGCCCGTGTGGCTGCGCGCCCGCCTGGGCGGCCAGCCCTTGGTGTATGATGCCCACGAGCTGTTTACCGAAGTCCCCGAGGTGGTGGCCCGCCCGGCGGTGCAGCGCGTGTGGCGCTGGGTGGAGGGTTTCATCGTGCCGCGCGCCCGGCTGGCTTACACCGTGGGCCCGGCCCTGGCCCGGCTGTTTGAGGGGCGCTACGGCCGGCCCTTCGGCGTGGTGCGCAACGTGAGCCGCCTGCGCGACGGGGAAACGCTGCCGCCCGCGACAAGTTCTGCTCCGCCCGGCGGCTACATTCTCTACCAGGGCGCGCTGAACGTGGGCCGCGGCCTGGAGCAACTGCTCGACGCTATGCCGCAGGTGGCGGGCCGGCTGGTGATTTGCGGCGAGGGCGACCTATCGGCCGACCTAAGGGCACAAGCCGAACGGCTGGGGTTGCTGGCCTCGGGGCAGGTGGAGTTTCGCGGCTTTGTGCTGCCCGAGGCGCTGCGTGAGGTGACGCGCCACGCCGCCGTGGGCATCATGCTACTCGAAAACGTGGGCCTTAGCTACTATTATTCGTTGGCCAACAAGTTCTTCGATTACGTGCACGCCGGCATCCCGCAGGTGCTCATCGACTTCCCCGAATACCGCACCCTCAATGACGAGTTCGACGTGGCCGAGCTGGTTTCTGATTTGGCGCCCACTACCTTGGCCCGCGCCCTCAACCGCCTGCTGCGCGACGAGCCCGCCCGCTACCAGTACCTGGCCGCCAACTGCCGCCTTGCTGCACCCCGGCTCAGCTGGCAGCACGAGGAGCAGGAGCTGCGGCGGCTGTGGGGTAGTATCAGCTCCATTTCCTAA